A region of the Streptomyces durocortorensis genome:
GGCGGGAGGAGGCCGAAGAGCAGGAGGTGCCCGGCCGTGTCGCTGAGGGCGTCGGCGAGGCGGACGTCCTCCTCGGTGGCCTCGATGCCGGTCTCCTCGCGCAGTTCGCGCACCACCGCGTGGCGCCAGTCCTCGGCGTGGTCGACGAAGCCGCCGGGCAGGGCCGTTCCGCCCTTCTGGGGTTCGATGGTGCGGGTGATGACGACGAGTCCGGTGGGGCCGGGGCCCGTAACGGGGAGCAGGGCCACAGCGACGGGGAGCGGGTTGCGGTAGGCGGTGGTGCCGCAACGCGTACAGGTGCGCGGCCAGGTGTCGGCGGACGGGAGGGCGCGATACGGCGCTCCGCACGTACCACAGTGGGAACCCCGTACGTACCGGGGTGACCGCGGGGCGGTCGGGGCGGGCCTGTTGCCGGGTTCGGACACGGGCGGACTGTATCCGATCGTTCTTCCCCGCGGGCAGCCCAGCTGGTAGACGGTGGGCCCATGACAGGATCGCGTACCGCTCTCCGCGCCCTGGCCACCGCGGCCGCCGCTCTGTTCGCCGTCACCGCCGCCTCCCCGCCCGCGCAGGCGCACCCCGAGCCGATCGCGCCCGAGGAGTTCGTGGCGCTGCGCTCGGTGGACCCGACGATCATTCAGGAGATGCGCTACACGACTGCGCACACCTTCATGGGCGAGCGGGTCGACGGCTACCGGCAGCCGGTCTGCATCCTGACCCGGCCCGCCGCCCGTGCGCTGCATCTGGCACAGAAGCGGCTGCTGCGCCGGGGGTATTCGCTGAAGGTGTACGACTGTTACCGGCCGCAGCGGGCGGTCGACCACTTCGTGCGGTGGGCGAAGGATCTCGACGACCAGTCCATGAAGGGGGAGTTCTATCCCCTGGTCGACAAGTCGCGTTTGTTCGAGGACGGTTACATCGCGGAGAAGTCCGGGCACAGCCGGGGCAGCACGGTGGACCTCACTCTGGTCAGGCTCCCCGCCCTGCCGACCAGGCCGTACCGTCCGGGCGAGCG
Encoded here:
- a CDS encoding NUDIX domain-containing protein, with protein sequence MSEPGNRPAPTAPRSPRYVRGSHCGTCGAPYRALPSADTWPRTCTRCGTTAYRNPLPVAVALLPVTGPGPTGLVVITRTIEPQKGGTALPGGFVDHAEDWRHAVVRELREETGIEATEEDVRLADALSDTAGHLLLFGLLPPRPLAALPPSAPTKETSGYEILSAPRTLAFPLHTQAANAWFAGRYG
- a CDS encoding M15 family metallopeptidase, which codes for MTGSRTALRALATAAAALFAVTAASPPAQAHPEPIAPEEFVALRSVDPTIIQEMRYTTAHTFMGERVDGYRQPVCILTRPAARALHLAQKRLLRRGYSLKVYDCYRPQRAVDHFVRWAKDLDDQSMKGEFYPLVDKSRLFEDGYIAEKSGHSRGSTVDLTLVRLPALPTRPYRPGERLTPCFAPKDDRFPDNSVDMGTGYDCFDTLSHTDDPRVQGAQRANRQFLKRTLAEAGFVNLPQEWWHFTFRPEPFPDTHFDFPVHRRSVSGR